A genomic region of Amphiura filiformis chromosome 6, Afil_fr2py, whole genome shotgun sequence contains the following coding sequences:
- the LOC140154069 gene encoding uncharacterized protein: MLLNYVKEKLLEELEELLNLIQNPPNQTSENVAQVENAIYSEITSQDSLPIKEELQVLDEHINIPSTLPPDDGDDSRYDNSIELQLFEVGKDEDGNRIYSTTGIEDELEALAETKVGGSASELDPDDDLEDANLEKQLEDLAHRVESFFNLPTEEPASGSSSVESNEGSGNRWDIGESHAEVGSSSEESSNEGSGNRLDIGKSHAEIGSSSDMSEESSNEGSGNRLDIGKSHAEIGSSSDMSEESSNEGSGNRLDTGSGDDSTFLLYTIEASGGSHLDVEEASGRLLPEEGFVTAGNASEEGDLIGSEETSGNDMLETEEPDFVYTTFAMLTADEGVEQAITRLQTTTMTTKMSADDKLTTTETVLHYCPESQFECVSNHHCIPKSTVCDLIPDCDDQSDEDPQICSPERICSDGYFRCGTSPQCVEESSRCNGIYNCYNGADEADCLTCEDRHGHIKKLTPGDFCDGFQDCKNNMDEDENRCRKPCPASYQRCDDGLQCINEEFVCNGIYNCRDKSDEKQCSRSMLDCWTYNMFACDGICQSHTALCDYINDCSNGMDEKGCRYETPKTCPKEFIYQPETDKCLHKSLIYSQPYDLLQILEQTRETNQEEEMQQLEEKELIM; the protein is encoded by the exons ATGTTGTTGAATTATGTCA AGGAGAAACTACTGGAAGAGTTAGAAGAATTGTTAAATCTAATCCAAAATCCCCCCAATCAAACATCTGAAAATGTAGCACAAGTAGAAAATGCAATATATTCAGAAATTACAAGTCAAGATTCGCTGCCTATTAAAGAAGAACTCCAAGTGTTAGACGAGCATATTAATATCCCAAGCACTCTTCCACCCGATGACGGTGATGATAGCAGATATGATAATTCTATTGAGCTGCAACTGTTTGAAGTAGGTAAAGATGAAGATGGAAACAGGATTTATAGTACCACCGGTATTGAGGACGAATTGGAAGCGCTTGCAGAAACCAAAGTAGGGGGAAGCGCTTCTGAATTGGACCCTGACGATGACTTGGAAGATGCGAATTTGGAAAAGCAATTGGAAGATCTAGCCCATCGTGTGGAATCTTTCTTTAATTTACCGACAGAAGAACCTGCATCTGGTTCTTCGTCAGTGGAATCAAACGAAGGCTCTGGTAATAGATGGGATATCGGTGAAAGTCATGCTGAAGTTGGTTCTTCGTCAGAGGAATCATCAAACGAAGGCTCCGGTAATAGATTGGATATCGGTAAAAGTCATGCTGAAATCGGATCTTCATCAGACATGTCAGAGGAATCATCAAACGAAGGCTCTGGTAATAGATTGGATATCGGTAAAAGTCATGCTGAAATCGGATCTTCATCAGACATGTCAGAGGAATCATCAAACGAAGGCTCCGGTAATAGATTGGATACAGGGTCTGGAGATGATTCGACATTCCTATTATATACAATCGAAGCATCTGGTGGATCTCATCTTGATGTGGAGGAAGCTTCTGGAAGGCTATTGCCGGAGGAAGGTTTTGTGACTGCTGGTAATGCTAGTGAGGAAGGTGATCTTATTGGCTCAGAGGAAACTTCTGGAAATGATATGTTGGAAACGGAAGAACCAG attttgtatACACTACCTTCGCCATGTTAACTGCTGACGAGGGGGTAGAACAGGCCATCACAAGATTACAAACAACGACAATGACTACGAAGATGTCTGCTGACGATAAGCTCACAACAACAGAAACAG TGTTGCATTATTGTCCCGAGAGTCAGTTTGAATGTGTCAGCAATCATCATTGCATTCCAAAGAGCACTGTATGCGATCTTATTCCTGATTGTGATGACCAATCGGACGAGGACCCTCAAATTTGTA GTCCTGAGCGAATTTGCAGCGATGGTTATTTTCGATGTGGCACTAGCCCTCAGTGTGTTGAAGAGAGCAGTCGTTGTAACGGAATCTACAATTGCTATAATGGAGCAGATGAAGCGGATTGCT TAACTTGTGAGGACAGACATGGCCACATAAAGAAATTGACGCCGGGTGATTTCTGTGACGGGTTTCAagattgcaaaaacaacatggatGAAGATGAAAATAG ATGTAGGAAGCCTTGTCCAGCAAGTTATCAACGATGTGACGATGGATTACAATGTATCAATGAAGAATTTGTTTGTAACGGGATCTACAACTGCCGCGACAAATCGGACGAAAAACAATGCA GTCGTAGTATGCTGGATTGCTGGACATATAACATGTTTGCATGCGATGGAATATGTCAGTCTCATACCGCATTGTGTGATTATATCAATGACTGTAGTAATGGAATGGATGAAAAGGGATGCCGATATGAGA CTCCTAAAACATGTCCTAAAGAGTTCATCTATCAACCTGAGACGGACAAGTGCTTACATAAGAGTTTAATATATTCTCAACCTTACGACTTACTACAG ATTCTTGAACAAACACGTGAAACTAACCAAGAAGAAGAAATGCAACAACTTGAAGAGAAGGAACTAATTATgtga